A window from Peromyscus eremicus chromosome 5, PerEre_H2_v1, whole genome shotgun sequence encodes these proteins:
- the LOC131911066 gene encoding small ribosomal subunit protein eS6-like, translating into LKRTGERKRKSVRGCIVDANLSVLNLVIVKKGEKDIPGLTDTTVPRRLGPKRASRIRKLFNLSKEDDVRQYVVRKPLNKEGKKPRTKAPKIQRLVTPRVLQHKRRRIALKKQRTKKNKEEAAEYAKLLAKRMKEAKEKRQEQIAKRRRLSSLRASTSKSESSQK; encoded by the coding sequence ttaaagagAACCGGAGAGAGGAAGCGCAAGTCTGTTCGAGGATGCATCGTGGATGCCAATCTCAGTGTTCTCAACTTGGTTATtgtaaagaaaggagagaaggatattcctggactgacagatactactgtgcctCGTCGGTTGGGACCTAAAAGAGCTAGCAGAATCCGGAAGCTTTTTAATCTCTCTAAAGAAGATGATGTCCGCCAATACGTGGTCAGAAAGCCGTTAAACAAAGAAGgtaagaagcccaggaccaaagcacccaAGATTCAGCGTCTTGTTACTCCACGTGTCCTGCAACACAAACGCCGTCGTATCGCTCTAAAGAAACAACGAACCAAGAAAAACaaggaggaggctgcagaatatgctaaacttttggccaagagaatgaaggaagccaaagaaaagcGCCAGGAACAGATCGCCAAGAGACGTAGGCTGTCCTCTCTGAGAGCTTCTACTTCTAAGTCTGAGTCCagtcaaaaataa